A region from the Aegilops tauschii subsp. strangulata cultivar AL8/78 chromosome 5, Aet v6.0, whole genome shotgun sequence genome encodes:
- the LOC109767446 gene encoding subtilisin-chymotrypsin inhibitor-2B, translating to MGGQKGLAAIMVGVLLILGLATAAMSSSEKVATGGKTSWPEVVGLSAEEAKKIILKDKPDADIVVLPAGSMVTMDYNPRRVRVFVDTVDETPYAG from the coding sequence ATGGGAGGCCAAAAGGGTCTTGCTGCGATCATGGTGGGTGTGCTCCTCATACTGGGGCTGGCCACTGCGGCGATGAGCTCCTCGGAGAAGGTGGCCACGGGCGGGAAGACGTCGTGGCCGGAGGTGGTGGGGCTGAGCGCggaggaggccaagaagatcatcCTCAAGGACAAGCCCGATGCCGACATCGTCGTCCTCCCCGCCGGCTCGATGGTCACCATGGACTACAATCCCCGGCGCGTCCGCGTCTTCGTCGACACCGTCGATGAGACCCCCTACGCAGGCTAG